One window from the genome of Fulvivirga lutea encodes:
- a CDS encoding TolB-like translocation protein — protein sequence MIKIERLLIFFGILSLIILSSCDLKQGDPEPSPQFYDLYVTERDQYPSWSPDGSQIAYSHLSGVFPEPTDYPSGLYVIDKDGTNRQIIREGSFNNPTWSPDGLSITFMSGGRLVSINLNSLDERILSSDVDSYYYPDYNPDGSHLLFDRLNNENGSLLVTNILFDSTPEVFNDSFINVRDVEFSTDGNQLVYMKGSVEYSSLEIAKYDLLNNVETRLTLDNIDDRYPTWSPDNLKIAWSRNVQITIMDQDGTNQRQVAYGTYPSWSVSNQIVYSGANDNITKEVLYVIDPDGKNKRQITF from the coding sequence ATGATAAAAATTGAACGTTTATTGATCTTTTTCGGAATATTATCATTGATAATTTTAAGTTCTTGTGATTTAAAACAAGGAGATCCAGAGCCCAGTCCTCAGTTTTATGATTTATATGTAACAGAAAGGGATCAATACCCATCTTGGTCTCCGGATGGTAGTCAAATTGCTTACAGTCATTTAAGCGGGGTATTTCCTGAGCCCACTGATTATCCATCTGGACTTTATGTGATTGATAAAGATGGCACTAATAGGCAGATAATTAGAGAAGGAAGTTTTAATAATCCAACATGGTCTCCAGATGGCTTATCGATAACATTTATGTCTGGAGGAAGGCTTGTTTCAATCAATTTAAATTCACTAGATGAGAGGATATTGAGCTCAGATGTTGATAGTTATTATTACCCTGATTATAATCCTGACGGATCTCACCTTTTATTCGATAGACTGAATAATGAAAATGGGAGTTTGTTGGTTACCAATATATTATTTGATAGCACACCTGAGGTATTTAATGATTCTTTTATTAATGTAAGAGATGTGGAGTTTTCAACTGATGGCAATCAATTGGTTTATATGAAAGGTTCTGTTGAGTACAGTTCCTTAGAAATAGCCAAATATGACCTATTAAATAATGTAGAAACAAGATTGACACTTGATAATATTGATGATCGATACCCTACATGGTCACCTGATAATTTAAAAATTGCATGGAGCAGAAATGTTCAAATTACCATTATGGATCAGGATGGAACAAATCAGAGACAGGTCGCATATGGGACATATCCATCTTGGTCAGTTTCCAATCAAATTGTATACAGTGGAGCCAATGATAATATCACTAAAGAGGTATTATATGTAATTGATCCTGATGGTAAGAATAAAAGGCAAATAACATTTTAA
- a CDS encoding Dps family protein — protein sequence MDNKQIIDKLNILLADYQIYYQNLRGFHWNIQGKHFFQLHDKFEELYTDSALKIDEVAERILTIEGAPLHSFDDYISASTISPVKNVHDGEKSVKTVVDNLRELLSLEREIKEMAIKAGDDGTEDLMSDFIDEQEKTLWMMKAWLK from the coding sequence ATGGATAACAAACAGATAATAGATAAGTTGAATATTTTGTTGGCAGATTATCAGATTTACTATCAAAATTTGAGAGGATTCCATTGGAATATTCAAGGGAAGCATTTCTTTCAATTACACGATAAATTTGAGGAACTATATACTGATTCTGCATTAAAAATAGATGAAGTAGCGGAGCGAATATTGACCATAGAGGGAGCACCACTTCACTCCTTTGACGATTACATAAGTGCTTCTACCATTTCACCGGTGAAAAATGTACATGACGGTGAAAAATCAGTTAAGACAGTTGTGGATAATCTACGAGAACTGCTGTCATTGGAAAGAGAGATTAAAGAAATGGCCATCAAAGCAGGTGACGATGGTACAGAAGACCTGATGTCGGATTTTATTGACGAGCAGGAGAAAACGCTTTGGATGATGAAGGCGTGGCTTAAGTAG
- a CDS encoding YifB family Mg chelatase-like AAA ATPase — translation MLSKSFGAAVYGVDARIITIEVNVGQGTKFHMSGLPDNAVKESEHRVESAIKENGLRMPRQKVVVNLAPADIRKEGSSYDLPIALSILKASDQISAEKLEEYLIMGELALDGKLRPIKGVLPIAIEARKNKFKGFILPKENAREAAIVNDLEVIGVESLKEAIDFFEGVIDIKPLDIDTRDVFMTEVNTYSADFKDVQGQENIKRALEIAAAGGHNAIMIGPPGAGKTMLAKRLASILPPLSLHEALETTKIHSVAGRLGDNASLIATRPYRSPHHTISDVALVGGGGNPQPGEISLAHNGVLFLDELPEFKRTVLEVMRQPMEDRKVTISRAKVSLDYPANFMLIASMNPCPCGYYNHPEKECVCAPGVVQKYLSKISGPLLDRIDLHVEVTPVSFDQMTANRKSESSADIRERVVAARDRQIDRFKDIKEIHCNAMMPSQMLKDVCQINEAGKTLLKTAMEKLGLSARAYDRILKVSRTIADLADSEEIQIEHLAEAIQYRSLDREGWAG, via the coding sequence ATGCTATCTAAATCTTTTGGTGCAGCCGTTTATGGTGTCGATGCACGAATAATCACTATTGAAGTAAATGTTGGTCAGGGCACAAAGTTCCATATGAGTGGCCTGCCTGATAATGCCGTAAAGGAAAGTGAGCATCGTGTTGAGTCAGCCATTAAGGAAAATGGTTTACGGATGCCACGGCAAAAGGTGGTGGTAAATTTGGCTCCTGCCGATATAAGAAAAGAAGGCAGCTCTTACGATTTACCGATAGCACTGAGCATTCTCAAAGCGTCAGATCAAATAAGTGCTGAAAAGTTAGAAGAGTATTTAATAATGGGCGAGTTAGCACTCGATGGCAAATTACGACCAATCAAAGGAGTGTTACCTATAGCTATTGAAGCTCGAAAAAATAAATTCAAAGGGTTTATCTTACCTAAAGAAAATGCACGAGAGGCGGCCATTGTTAATGATTTAGAAGTTATTGGCGTAGAGTCGTTAAAAGAAGCTATTGATTTTTTTGAAGGAGTTATTGATATAAAACCTTTGGATATAGATACACGAGATGTATTTATGACCGAGGTAAATACCTATAGTGCCGATTTTAAAGACGTTCAAGGGCAGGAAAATATTAAGCGGGCTTTAGAAATAGCTGCTGCTGGCGGACATAATGCCATTATGATTGGCCCTCCGGGTGCAGGTAAAACCATGTTGGCCAAAAGACTGGCTTCTATTTTACCGCCTTTAAGTCTGCATGAGGCATTAGAAACAACAAAAATACATTCCGTGGCTGGCCGCTTGGGTGATAACGCATCACTCATAGCCACAAGGCCATACAGAAGCCCCCATCATACAATTAGTGATGTGGCTTTAGTTGGCGGTGGTGGAAATCCACAACCCGGTGAAATATCGTTGGCACATAACGGAGTACTCTTTTTGGATGAATTGCCAGAGTTTAAAAGAACCGTGCTAGAGGTAATGCGCCAGCCTATGGAAGATCGTAAGGTAACTATTTCAAGGGCAAAAGTGTCATTGGATTATCCGGCCAATTTCATGCTTATTGCCAGTATGAACCCATGCCCATGCGGGTATTATAACCACCCTGAAAAAGAGTGCGTGTGCGCGCCAGGTGTTGTTCAGAAATACTTGAGTAAGATCAGCGGGCCTTTGTTAGACCGTATAGACTTACACGTGGAGGTAACTCCTGTTTCGTTTGATCAAATGACGGCCAATAGAAAGTCAGAGTCAAGTGCAGATATTAGAGAACGCGTGGTAGCTGCCAGAGATAGGCAAATTGACCGCTTCAAGGATATAAAAGAAATCCATTGCAACGCCATGATGCCTTCGCAGATGTTGAAAGATGTGTGCCAAATAAATGAGGCAGGTAAAACATTGCTTAAAACTGCCATGGAGAAACTAGGGCTATCGGCAAGAGCCTATGATCGTATACTTAAAGTTTCCCGAACCATTGCCGACTTAGCCGATTCTGAAGAAATTCAAATCGAACATTTAGCCGAAGCCATTCAATACAGAAGTTTGGATAGAGAAGGTTGGGCGGGGTGA